Proteins from a genomic interval of Candidatus Palauibacter scopulicola:
- a CDS encoding amidohydrolase family protein gives MRPRARSPAAGVLAAGVLAAGLLAACATGRGPPAPPSSSSPPAAASPSPSAAAPPSSADTGAAAPATPPSGTPLFNDSHFHLLNYIQRGPTAREFLDTTAGRVGRVAMFGIPLQQKWDYFLSGDRAPDYYLRTNADLYYYSFVDAVIAREYLSLPEEDRSRVDPMITGFNPSDMYASDHIERVLLTFPGVFAGIGEFTIHKEFVSSKVSGHAASLRNPALDRILATAAEIGLVVILHNDVDNVRPGEPPDHAAEVLEVFARHPEATIIWAHTGLGRFVGPSDGHVAWLDGWLSDPRYDHVALDISWDEVARYIVGDDASAAAWATLIGRHPTRFLFGTDAVAPANWEGYVANYTVYDPLWERLDPDVRAHVVRLNYERIFDAAIPRVRAWEQSQLASRPGG, from the coding sequence GTGAGACCCCGCGCGCGGAGTCCCGCGGCGGGTGTACTGGCGGCGGGTGTGCTGGCGGCGGGACTCCTCGCCGCCTGCGCGACGGGCCGGGGTCCGCCCGCGCCCCCGTCGTCGTCGTCGCCGCCCGCCGCCGCATCTCCAAGCCCATCCGCCGCCGCGCCGCCGTCCTCCGCCGACACCGGCGCCGCGGCTCCGGCGACACCGCCGTCCGGAACGCCGCTCTTCAACGACTCCCACTTCCATCTCCTGAACTACATCCAGCGTGGCCCCACGGCGCGCGAGTTCCTGGACACGACCGCCGGGCGGGTAGGGCGCGTGGCCATGTTCGGGATCCCGCTGCAGCAGAAGTGGGACTACTTCCTGTCGGGCGACCGCGCGCCCGATTACTACCTGCGCACGAACGCCGATCTCTACTACTACTCGTTCGTGGACGCCGTGATCGCGCGGGAGTACCTGTCGCTGCCCGAGGAGGACCGCAGCCGCGTCGACCCCATGATCACGGGTTTCAACCCGTCGGACATGTACGCCTCCGACCACATCGAGCGCGTCCTGCTCACCTTCCCCGGCGTGTTCGCCGGCATCGGCGAGTTCACCATCCACAAGGAGTTCGTCTCGTCCAAGGTCTCCGGGCACGCGGCGAGTCTGCGCAATCCCGCCCTCGACCGGATCCTCGCCACGGCGGCGGAGATCGGCCTCGTCGTCATCCTCCACAACGACGTCGACAACGTCCGTCCGGGCGAACCGCCGGATCACGCCGCGGAGGTGCTGGAGGTGTTCGCCCGCCACCCGGAGGCGACGATCATCTGGGCCCACACCGGCCTGGGCCGCTTCGTCGGGCCTTCGGACGGGCACGTCGCGTGGCTCGACGGCTGGCTGTCCGACCCGCGCTACGACCATGTGGCGCTCGACATCTCCTGGGACGAGGTGGCCAGGTACATCGTTGGCGACGACGCGAGCGCCGCTGCCTGGGCTACCCTCATCGGCCGCCACCCGACGCGGTTCCTGTTCGGCACCGACGCCGTGGCCCCCGCCAACTGGGAGGGCTACGTCGCCAACTACACGGTCTACGACCCGCTGTGGGAGCGGCTCGATCCCGACGTACGCGCCCACGTCGTGCGGCTCAACTACGAGCGCATCTTCGACGCCGCCATCCCCCGCGTCCGCGCCTGGGAGCAAAGCCAACTGGCCAGCCGTCCCGGAGGCTGA